The proteins below come from a single Anderseniella sp. Alg231-50 genomic window:
- a CDS encoding FAD-dependent oxidoreductase — MTASSSPFPHLFTPLKVGRQTLPNRILMGSMHTGLEEQGEEGLARLAAFYAERARGGCSLMVTGGFSPNAEGRLGTEGGFLVDADAEHHQQVTDAVHAHGSRILLQLLHAGRYGYQPDIVAPSPIRSPINKTTPREMDDDDIQRTIADYARAAQIAQAAGYDGVELMGSEGYLINQFTAPRTNKRTDRWGGSFENRARLPVQVIKAVRAATDPQFIIMYRLSVLDIVEDGSPFEEVAELARLAEASGADILNSGIGWHEARIPTIAQAVPRGAWTWATRRLMGKVSIPLIATNRINTPEKADQVIADGHADMVSMARPFLADADFADKAARGRPEEINTCIACNQACLDHYFKGKDATCLVNPRACRETMLTWKPAQTTRKVAVVGAGVAGLSCAVTAAERGHDVTLFEAAGQVGGQFLLARHIPGKEEFNETLRYYRNRAEAFGVSLKLNTRADAATLAGFDEVVMATGVTPRVPDIAGVDHPSVMTYEELLSGARQPGRRVAVIGAGGVGVDVAVHLVERGLKSHLDPTEFRSTWGVGQEPGDHVPSHDVVLMQRSTGKMGSGPGKTTGWVHRLVLLRANVEMIGDVSYRQIDDEGLHISVGNQDRLVKCDSIVLCAGQLSVDGLADDLKAADRQVHIIGGASFAGELDAQRAIEEGTLLGSRL; from the coding sequence GTGACAGCAAGTAGCTCCCCCTTCCCGCATTTGTTCACCCCGTTGAAAGTTGGCCGGCAAACACTGCCCAACCGCATATTGATGGGATCGATGCACACCGGCCTTGAAGAACAGGGCGAGGAAGGCCTGGCCCGTTTGGCCGCGTTCTACGCAGAACGCGCCCGCGGCGGATGTTCCCTGATGGTAACCGGCGGGTTCTCACCCAATGCAGAAGGCAGGCTGGGCACAGAGGGCGGATTTCTGGTTGACGCCGATGCCGAGCATCACCAGCAGGTAACCGATGCCGTACACGCGCACGGCTCGCGCATATTGCTGCAACTGTTGCACGCGGGCCGCTATGGCTATCAGCCCGACATCGTAGCACCGTCGCCCATTCGCTCGCCGATCAACAAGACCACACCGCGCGAAATGGATGACGACGACATCCAGCGTACCATCGCCGACTATGCCCGCGCCGCGCAGATTGCCCAGGCAGCCGGCTATGACGGTGTCGAACTGATGGGATCGGAAGGTTACCTGATCAACCAGTTTACCGCGCCGCGCACCAACAAGCGTACCGACAGGTGGGGCGGTTCGTTTGAAAACCGCGCCCGGCTCCCGGTCCAGGTGATCAAGGCGGTGCGGGCGGCAACCGACCCGCAGTTTATCATCATGTACCGGCTTTCCGTGCTCGACATCGTCGAAGACGGCAGCCCATTCGAAGAGGTCGCCGAACTTGCCAGGCTGGCTGAGGCCTCCGGCGCCGACATCCTCAATTCAGGCATCGGGTGGCATGAAGCCCGCATCCCGACCATTGCCCAGGCGGTGCCCAGGGGCGCATGGACATGGGCGACGCGACGGCTGATGGGCAAGGTGTCCATACCGCTTATCGCCACCAATCGCATCAACACACCGGAAAAGGCCGACCAGGTAATCGCAGACGGCCATGCCGACATGGTGTCGATGGCCCGGCCGTTCCTCGCCGATGCAGACTTCGCAGACAAGGCTGCCCGTGGAAGGCCGGAGGAAATCAACACCTGCATCGCCTGCAACCAGGCCTGCCTTGATCACTATTTCAAGGGCAAGGACGCCACCTGCCTGGTCAACCCAAGGGCCTGCCGCGAAACCATGCTGACCTGGAAACCGGCGCAAACAACGCGCAAGGTCGCCGTCGTCGGTGCCGGGGTTGCCGGGTTGTCGTGTGCTGTAACAGCGGCAGAACGCGGCCACGACGTGACCCTGTTCGAGGCAGCCGGCCAGGTCGGCGGGCAGTTCCTGCTGGCCCGCCATATCCCGGGCAAGGAGGAATTCAACGAGACCCTGCGCTACTACCGCAACCGGGCCGAAGCATTTGGCGTATCGCTGAAACTCAACACCCGTGCCGATGCGGCCACGCTGGCCGGATTCGATGAAGTGGTCATGGCAACCGGGGTGACGCCGCGTGTGCCGGACATTGCCGGCGTCGACCACCCGAGCGTCATGACCTACGAAGAATTGCTGTCCGGTGCGCGACAACCCGGCAGGCGGGTCGCGGTGATCGGTGCCGGCGGTGTCGGGGTCGATGTCGCGGTGCACCTGGTCGAGCGCGGACTCAAAAGCCACCTGGACCCGACCGAATTCCGCTCAACATGGGGAGTTGGCCAGGAACCGGGCGATCATGTGCCATCGCATGATGTGGTACTGATGCAGCGCTCTACCGGGAAAATGGGCTCAGGCCCCGGCAAGACAACCGGATGGGTGCACCGCCTGGTATTACTGCGCGCCAACGTCGAAATGATCGGCGATGTCAGTTACCGGCAGATTGATGACGAAGGCCTGCACATCTCGGTCGGCAACCAGGACAGGCTGGTAAAATGCGACAGTATCGTGCTGTGTGCCGGCCAGTTGTCGGTCGACGGACTGGCTGATGACCTGAAAGCCGCCGACCGCCAGGTTCATATCATTGGCGGGGCCAGTTTTGCCGGTGAACTGGACGCCCAGCGCGCCATCGAGGAAGGCACATTGCTGGGCTCACGTCTGTAA
- a CDS encoding DUF2141 domain-containing protein codes for MPTNTQRLVGALATISITFVGAWLASNVHSTYGAASAATSFPSGLTVTLEGVRGATGKVVVIVFSNRNAFRAYDVAGAAGYKETPSKAGTVVVSFPDLKDGPYAVAAFHDEDENRDLNMKGQLPTEGYATSGAVDAYDTPTFRTAAIVRGKVTIKMHYPD; via the coding sequence ATGCCCACCAATACCCAAAGACTGGTCGGCGCTCTTGCCACGATAAGCATTACCTTTGTTGGCGCCTGGCTTGCCAGCAATGTCCATTCCACGTACGGCGCTGCGAGCGCTGCAACATCCTTTCCGTCCGGGTTGACTGTCACTCTGGAGGGTGTTCGTGGGGCAACCGGCAAGGTTGTAGTGATTGTCTTTTCCAACAGAAACGCCTTTCGGGCGTATGATGTTGCAGGGGCGGCCGGTTACAAGGAGACGCCATCAAAGGCTGGAACCGTGGTTGTCAGCTTTCCTGATCTGAAAGATGGTCCCTATGCGGTAGCAGCTTTTCATGATGAGGACGAAAACCGGGACCTGAACATGAAGGGGCAATTGCCAACTGAAGGTTATGCCACCAGCGGTGCTGTGGATGCTTACGACACTCCGACCTTCAGAACCGCTGCAATAGTCCGTGGCAAAGTGACGATCAAAATGCACTACCCGGACTAG
- a CDS encoding sterol desaturase family protein has product MDWLLSPISTGYIEWLEKFVDDWFFVFALAFLAFEFTRYAIYKKLSWALVGDTITNYITLAFFIGLTILFLGAFYVSTFYYAFQFAVFDIEINWVTVTICVVLADLAYYWEHRFMHRVNLAWATHTVHHSSPFFNISVAYRFGPMDSFWPVFFHVPLVLLGFNPIVVLFAEVVVQLYQTILHTESIRKLPRPVEWIMNTPSHHRVHHGSNPKYLDKNYAGIFIVWDRMFGTFEEEREQVVYGLVKPIDSTNPIVAFLHGFYRLAKSAWAMRGFRNKLGVVLGPPGWKPKDKALRSEAAE; this is encoded by the coding sequence ATGGACTGGCTTCTTTCTCCAATCAGCACAGGCTATATCGAATGGCTCGAAAAGTTCGTCGACGACTGGTTCTTCGTTTTCGCACTGGCCTTTCTGGCATTCGAGTTCACCAGATATGCCATCTACAAGAAACTCTCGTGGGCATTGGTCGGTGATACGATCACCAACTACATCACACTCGCCTTTTTCATCGGACTGACAATCCTGTTTCTCGGCGCGTTTTATGTCTCGACGTTTTACTATGCGTTCCAGTTTGCCGTCTTTGACATCGAGATAAACTGGGTCACGGTCACAATTTGCGTGGTGCTGGCAGATCTCGCCTATTATTGGGAACACCGGTTTATGCACCGGGTGAATCTCGCCTGGGCAACCCATACGGTCCATCACTCGTCACCGTTTTTCAACATCTCCGTAGCCTATCGCTTCGGCCCGATGGATTCGTTCTGGCCGGTCTTCTTCCATGTTCCACTGGTGCTGCTCGGCTTCAATCCGATTGTCGTACTGTTCGCTGAAGTGGTCGTTCAGCTCTACCAGACCATCCTGCATACGGAGAGTATCAGAAAGCTCCCGCGTCCAGTCGAATGGATCATGAACACACCTTCGCATCATCGTGTGCATCACGGTTCAAACCCGAAATACCTCGACAAAAACTATGCCGGTATTTTCATTGTCTGGGATCGGATGTTCGGAACCTTCGAGGAAGAACGCGAGCAGGTTGTCTACGGTCTCGTGAAACCCATCGACAGCACCAATCCGATTGTTGCATTTCTGCACGGCTTCTACCGGCTTGCAAAAAGCGCCTGGGCCATGAGAGGTTTTCGAAACAAGCTTGGTGTAGTTCTTGGCCCGCCCGGGTGGAAACCAAAGGACAAGGCACTCCGGTCCGAAGCAGCGGAATAG
- a CDS encoding TetR/AcrR family transcriptional regulator — translation MARPDIKTERREQILDAFESCVSRYGVEGATLAKTAEMAGLARPLVRHNVGNRDELLEALVDRFLERTRNSMATMISALPAENKAKTAIDWLFDPKFSDPQLVRVSNALIAASCENPSVAARMLVWLNDFITRLDELLADEFPDADPEKVAAATAGITGIYFNIEALYPLGDTDVLVAASKRAAIILLESLETSQ, via the coding sequence ATGGCCAGACCAGACATCAAGACTGAACGTCGAGAACAGATATTGGATGCCTTTGAATCCTGTGTTTCGCGCTACGGCGTTGAAGGGGCTACGTTGGCCAAAACTGCCGAAATGGCGGGACTGGCCCGTCCGCTTGTTCGTCACAATGTAGGCAATCGGGATGAGTTGCTGGAAGCGCTGGTTGACCGATTCCTGGAAAGAACCCGCAACAGCATGGCGACGATGATCTCTGCTCTACCGGCTGAAAACAAAGCAAAAACGGCCATAGACTGGCTTTTCGATCCGAAATTTTCCGATCCGCAACTGGTGCGGGTTTCAAATGCCCTTATTGCCGCATCCTGTGAAAATCCGTCCGTGGCAGCAAGAATGCTGGTGTGGCTCAATGATTTCATCACAAGGCTCGATGAGTTGCTCGCAGATGAATTTCCAGATGCCGATCCTGAGAAAGTAGCAGCTGCAACTGCAGGCATTACCGGTATCTATTTCAATATCGAGGCGCTTTATCCGCTGGGCGATACGGATGTTCTGGTTGCTGCTTCAAAGCGTGCCGCCATCATCTTGCTGGAGTCTTTGGAGACCAGCCAATGA
- a CDS encoding SRPBCC family protein has protein sequence MTSRPPKEAYTDAVWFRNETNTLFANAWIFVGTVHDFQQTGDYRTATCGNALLSIVRDEDGNLNALHNVCRHRGAELLEGSTGNCGKTIVCPYHRWTYAHDGSLRGVPNKVECFPDLDRSGYGLHPASVGVFRDLVFVNPEADADFESWIAPLQGKHWPHDLTAADVKEAIPLAYDLKCDWKVFVENALDGYHLAYLHENTLGGPLPGLNEWEPVGDHMIWHATEEGVRHRLPMKVREEAGNSGTIESASKTGYGGVYFLFPTTIIVPTPYGISISALHPTAAGRCRMTVRHWVGPRQSKDERKHIPGFDKSTGIISSDNWKTHPLETGDFQTEDVWICEKIQRGLESPAYTHGPLSNGVGAEDAIRWFHGTLDKHVT, from the coding sequence ATGACCAGCCGTCCTCCCAAAGAAGCCTACACCGATGCCGTTTGGTTCAGGAACGAAACGAACACCCTCTTTGCAAATGCATGGATCTTTGTCGGAACTGTCCATGACTTCCAGCAGACCGGGGATTACCGCACCGCAACATGCGGAAACGCCCTTCTTTCTATTGTCCGCGATGAAGACGGAAACCTGAATGCCCTTCACAATGTGTGCCGGCATCGCGGGGCGGAGCTGTTGGAAGGGTCGACCGGTAATTGCGGCAAGACAATCGTTTGTCCCTATCACCGCTGGACCTATGCTCATGACGGTTCGCTTCGCGGAGTGCCCAACAAAGTGGAATGCTTTCCGGATCTGGACCGGTCCGGATACGGCTTGCATCCTGCTTCAGTTGGCGTATTCAGAGATCTGGTTTTCGTCAATCCTGAAGCAGATGCTGATTTCGAGAGCTGGATTGCCCCGCTCCAGGGCAAGCATTGGCCGCATGATCTGACTGCCGCAGACGTCAAGGAAGCGATACCGTTGGCTTATGATCTGAAATGCGACTGGAAGGTTTTCGTCGAAAATGCGCTTGATGGATATCATCTTGCCTACCTGCATGAAAACACACTCGGTGGCCCATTACCCGGTTTGAACGAGTGGGAGCCTGTCGGCGATCACATGATCTGGCACGCCACCGAGGAAGGTGTACGCCATCGCCTCCCCATGAAAGTGAGAGAGGAGGCCGGCAACTCTGGCACCATAGAAAGTGCGTCCAAAACGGGTTACGGAGGGGTCTATTTCCTTTTCCCGACAACCATCATCGTTCCAACTCCGTACGGTATCTCCATCTCGGCGCTACACCCCACAGCTGCAGGACGTTGTCGAATGACAGTTCGCCATTGGGTCGGGCCGAGGCAGTCGAAAGATGAGCGGAAACATATTCCCGGTTTCGACAAATCCACCGGCATTATTTCATCCGACAACTGGAAAACGCACCCTCTGGAGACCGGTGACTTTCAAACTGAAGACGTATGGATTTGTGAAAAAATCCAACGCGGTCTGGAATCGCCAGCCTATACCCACGGACCTTTATCCAACGGAGTTGGAGCAGAAGACGCCATCCGCTGGTTTCACGGAACTCTGGACAAACATGTCACCTAA
- a CDS encoding DUF1330 domain-containing protein, which yields MFTSFSKETWQAFKEADRAGPIHMLNLVKLREKAEYADGHEATGAEAYQRYGEISAPVLQKLGGKIVWRGGFELMMVGPQDVTWDIAFIAEYPGVGAFVEMMRDATYREAMVHRQAGVLDSRLVRFNAQSPGAGFAG from the coding sequence ATGTTCACGAGCTTCAGCAAGGAGACCTGGCAGGCTTTCAAGGAGGCCGATCGTGCCGGGCCGATCCACATGCTCAATCTTGTCAAACTGCGAGAAAAGGCAGAATACGCAGACGGACATGAAGCGACCGGTGCAGAGGCCTATCAGCGCTACGGCGAGATCAGCGCGCCGGTCCTGCAAAAGCTTGGCGGTAAAATTGTCTGGCGTGGCGGGTTCGAACTGATGATGGTCGGACCGCAGGACGTAACCTGGGACATCGCCTTCATTGCCGAATATCCGGGCGTCGGTGCTTTTGTCGAGATGATGAGAGATGCCACATACCGTGAGGCGATGGTGCATCGCCAGGCAGGCGTTCTCGACAGCCGGCTTGTGAGGTTTAACGCACAGTCGCCGGGCGCCGGTTTTGCCGGCTAG
- a CDS encoding antibiotic biosynthesis monooxygenase, with product MIAVIFESWPKPGLGKDYIDYGQKMAHLVEGRDGFISIERFESVSEPGKFVALSFWRDEAAVDAFRQHPVHRNIQSKSRKDVFIDYRLRVADVMRDYTSTDRTQAPQDSQIDDT from the coding sequence ATGATCGCGGTAATTTTTGAATCCTGGCCGAAGCCCGGACTGGGTAAGGACTACATCGACTATGGACAGAAAATGGCTCACCTGGTTGAAGGGCGCGACGGGTTCATCTCGATCGAGAGGTTCGAGAGTGTTTCCGAACCGGGCAAGTTCGTCGCCTTGTCGTTCTGGCGTGACGAGGCGGCGGTCGATGCCTTCAGGCAGCACCCGGTTCATCGAAACATCCAGTCAAAGTCCCGCAAGGACGTGTTCATCGATTATCGTTTGCGCGTTGCCGATGTCATGCGCGATTACACCAGCACTGACCGGACCCAGGCGCCGCAAGACAGCCAGATAGACGATACATGA
- a CDS encoding crotonase/enoyl-CoA hydratase family protein gives MPELITYEKHDAIALLTLNRPQKLNALNYATNDLLLALLDDVENDPAVRAVILTGAGERAFSAGADIHEFAESINAGVEVAVREFCTRGQTMTARLEAFPKPVIAAVNGIAFGGGCEITEAVHLAIASDKASFAKPEINIAIPPTFGGTQRLARLAGRKRALELLLTGDTFSPEHACATGVVNKVVPHNELLPAAVELAQRILRHSSLAASRIISAVTRGINTTIEEGLLIEREQFARMAATRDVKEGLSAWIERRTPNYEGH, from the coding sequence ATGCCTGAATTGATTACATATGAAAAACACGACGCCATTGCCCTGTTGACGCTGAACCGGCCGCAAAAGCTGAATGCGTTGAATTACGCAACGAACGACCTTTTGCTGGCCCTGCTGGATGACGTTGAAAACGATCCGGCCGTCCGGGCCGTCATCCTGACAGGTGCGGGAGAGCGGGCGTTCTCAGCCGGTGCGGACATTCATGAATTCGCCGAAAGCATCAACGCCGGTGTCGAGGTGGCGGTAAGGGAGTTTTGCACGCGGGGTCAAACCATGACAGCCCGGCTCGAAGCATTCCCCAAGCCCGTCATCGCCGCAGTCAACGGTATCGCCTTTGGCGGTGGCTGTGAGATTACCGAAGCCGTCCATCTTGCCATTGCCAGCGACAAGGCGAGTTTTGCCAAGCCCGAAATCAACATCGCGATCCCGCCGACCTTTGGCGGGACCCAGCGCCTGGCCAGGCTGGCAGGGCGCAAGCGGGCACTGGAACTGCTCCTGACCGGCGACACGTTCTCCCCCGAACACGCCTGCGCGACGGGCGTGGTCAACAAGGTGGTCCCGCATAATGAGCTGTTGCCCGCCGCGGTTGAGCTTGCACAGCGCATCCTTCGCCATTCGTCACTGGCAGCGTCCCGCATCATCAGCGCCGTTACCCGCGGCATCAACACCACCATTGAGGAAGGCCTGCTGATCGAGCGCGAGCAGTTTGCCCGCATGGCGGCCACGCGGGACGTGAAGGAGGGTTTGAGTGCCTGGATAGAGCGCCGGACACCGAACTATGAAGGGCATTGA
- a CDS encoding TetR family transcriptional regulator, whose protein sequence is MAHDSPAKERIIDAANRLFYAEGIRAVSVDAIAEKAGLTKKTLYYHFKSKDDLIEAYLESRDQPNLALYQKWFEEAGGSVADKVEAIFLKVADAARHPKWKGCGFLRTAAELANMPGHPAMKVGADHKKKFEQWLSERFQDAGFASHAQLARHVVLLMDGAFSTVLVHRDPDYIEAAGAAARSLVNSAGK, encoded by the coding sequence ATGGCGCATGACTCTCCAGCAAAAGAACGCATCATCGATGCTGCCAACCGGTTGTTCTACGCCGAGGGCATTCGGGCGGTTAGCGTTGACGCGATCGCCGAAAAGGCAGGCCTCACCAAAAAGACGCTGTACTACCACTTCAAGAGCAAGGACGACCTGATCGAGGCCTATCTTGAGTCTCGCGACCAACCCAATCTGGCACTCTATCAGAAATGGTTTGAAGAGGCCGGCGGATCAGTTGCCGATAAGGTGGAGGCCATATTCCTGAAAGTGGCAGACGCTGCCCGGCATCCCAAGTGGAAAGGATGCGGCTTTCTCAGGACAGCGGCAGAACTTGCCAACATGCCGGGACATCCGGCGATGAAAGTCGGTGCTGATCACAAGAAGAAGTTCGAGCAATGGCTCTCAGAACGGTTTCAGGATGCGGGGTTTGCAAGCCATGCACAGCTTGCCAGGCATGTCGTTCTGCTGATGGACGGTGCCTTCTCCACCGTGCTGGTGCACCGGGATCCGGACTACATCGAGGCGGCGGGCGCGGCAGCAAGGTCTTTGGTGAATTCCGCCGGCAAGTGA
- a CDS encoding FAD-dependent oxidoreductase gives MQMFAPVDKPPSLWAATAPEAKLHPRLEADIEADVTIIGAGFTGLRTALKLSEAGVSAIVLDAGDVGYGASGRTGGQVNPMLPFNTPERLRKLLGQTYFERLTETSLGSADELFSLINSYQIDCQARQNGWLRVCHSKRALSAARKSVEEWNIHGAGMVVVEGEELHRLAGTKAYGAGIMTPKGGAVQPMSLARGVAKAAVQRGAAIHGNSAVIDLEKDGQKWVAKTAHGSVRSDWVVVATNGYTGDLVPKLSRTILPLTPIQMATDPLPGDVIDSILPAGHTISDSRRIIMYSRKEPDNRMVYGGLGKPERSGEIGGFDWLRKDAERVFPQLKGVSWTYKWGGRVALTDDHLPHLHEPQPGILVGLGYNGRGVAMSNVMGRVMAERILGSQADALPFPTSPIKVIPFRPAKMQGLGTAIWLMRFLDYLETR, from the coding sequence ATGCAGATGTTCGCCCCCGTCGACAAACCCCCATCGCTTTGGGCCGCAACAGCGCCTGAAGCCAAGCTTCATCCGCGTCTGGAGGCAGACATTGAAGCCGACGTCACCATAATCGGCGCCGGGTTTACCGGCTTGCGCACGGCGTTGAAATTGTCCGAAGCAGGCGTCAGCGCCATTGTGCTGGATGCCGGTGATGTCGGCTATGGCGCGTCCGGCCGCACTGGCGGCCAGGTCAACCCGATGTTGCCCTTCAACACGCCTGAACGGCTCAGGAAATTGTTGGGACAGACTTATTTTGAACGCCTGACCGAAACGTCGCTTGGCTCGGCCGATGAGCTGTTTTCGCTCATCAACAGCTACCAGATTGACTGCCAGGCCCGGCAGAACGGCTGGCTGCGCGTCTGTCACAGCAAACGCGCATTGAGCGCGGCCAGAAAAAGTGTCGAGGAATGGAACATCCACGGCGCCGGGATGGTGGTGGTGGAGGGTGAAGAGCTTCACAGGCTTGCAGGGACGAAAGCCTATGGAGCCGGGATCATGACGCCCAAAGGCGGCGCGGTTCAGCCCATGTCTCTGGCGCGCGGTGTCGCGAAAGCCGCGGTGCAGCGCGGGGCCGCCATTCACGGGAACAGTGCGGTCATCGACCTGGAAAAAGACGGGCAGAAGTGGGTTGCAAAGACGGCGCACGGCAGCGTGAGGTCTGACTGGGTCGTTGTGGCGACCAACGGATACACTGGCGATCTTGTTCCCAAACTGTCCAGGACCATTCTCCCGCTCACCCCCATTCAAATGGCGACCGATCCGCTTCCAGGCGACGTGATAGACAGCATTCTGCCTGCAGGGCACACCATTTCGGACAGCCGCCGGATTATCATGTATTCGCGCAAGGAACCCGACAACCGCATGGTGTATGGCGGTCTCGGCAAGCCAGAGCGCTCCGGCGAGATCGGCGGTTTCGACTGGCTTCGCAAGGATGCAGAGCGCGTCTTTCCCCAACTCAAGGGGGTAAGCTGGACTTATAAATGGGGCGGGCGTGTCGCGCTTACAGATGATCATCTTCCGCATCTGCATGAGCCGCAACCGGGCATTCTGGTGGGGCTCGGCTACAATGGCCGCGGCGTTGCCATGTCGAACGTGATGGGCCGTGTCATGGCTGAACGTATTTTGGGTTCACAAGCCGATGCCTTGCCGTTTCCCACCTCGCCGATCAAGGTCATTCCGTTCCGGCCGGCCAAGATGCAGGGCCTTGGCACGGCGATCTGGCTCATGAGGTTTCTCGACTATCTGGAAACCCGGTGA
- a CDS encoding MFS transporter codes for MEHHASNRWFVLAVLFAARVTMAFQFQAVAALSPVYMTVFGVELSDIGFLIGLYLAPGLVFALPGGAIGRRFGDRRVIAFGMVLMLAGAAIMFAAQSWEGQIAGRLIAGVGGILLNVLMSKVVTDHFAGREIATAMGIFINSWPVGIAAALLILPVVAGAGSLPMALAAVAVATACGLLLFVVGTRGSAAQTPETAASERLLGVRFVAIVIAGGIWGTYNGALAMVFGFGPAMLVERGWSLAAASSTTSVTLWLVAVSVPLGGYLADRLGHRDIVMLAGFVAFGLLLMVAPGAGNVYLVFILLGLCAGLPAGPIMALPSVVLGAGTRAVGMGIFFTLFYAGVVFAPVIAGRLADQSGTASVAFHMGAALLTICFAAVFVFRALPKPSS; via the coding sequence ATGGAACACCACGCCTCCAATCGCTGGTTTGTGCTTGCCGTACTGTTTGCGGCACGTGTGACAATGGCATTCCAGTTCCAGGCCGTCGCGGCCCTGTCTCCGGTCTACATGACGGTGTTCGGGGTTGAGCTGTCGGATATCGGCTTCCTGATCGGACTGTACCTGGCGCCAGGGTTGGTGTTTGCGCTGCCCGGTGGCGCCATAGGGCGCCGTTTCGGCGACCGGCGGGTCATCGCATTCGGAATGGTCCTGATGCTGGCTGGGGCCGCGATCATGTTTGCCGCACAGAGCTGGGAAGGCCAGATCGCTGGCCGGTTGATCGCGGGCGTCGGCGGGATATTGCTCAATGTCTTGATGTCCAAGGTGGTCACAGATCATTTTGCCGGGCGCGAAATCGCCACGGCGATGGGGATTTTCATCAACTCCTGGCCGGTTGGTATCGCAGCCGCGCTCTTGATCCTGCCCGTCGTCGCAGGCGCCGGTAGCCTGCCAATGGCACTGGCCGCCGTCGCGGTCGCCACGGCGTGCGGCTTGCTGCTTTTTGTAGTCGGTACCCGCGGAAGTGCTGCGCAAACTCCCGAAACCGCTGCCTCGGAGCGGCTGCTGGGGGTCAGGTTCGTCGCAATCGTGATTGCCGGTGGTATCTGGGGCACCTACAACGGCGCGCTTGCAATGGTGTTTGGCTTTGGCCCGGCCATGCTGGTCGAGCGTGGCTGGTCGTTGGCGGCGGCGAGTTCGACAACCAGCGTCACACTTTGGCTCGTGGCAGTGTCCGTGCCGTTGGGCGGTTATCTGGCAGATCGTCTGGGTCACCGGGATATCGTGATGCTGGCTGGATTTGTAGCCTTTGGGTTATTGCTGATGGTCGCTCCGGGTGCCGGCAATGTGTATCTCGTGTTCATCCTGCTCGGCTTATGTGCGGGATTGCCGGCTGGCCCGATCATGGCCTTGCCATCGGTGGTTCTCGGCGCTGGAACGCGGGCGGTCGGTATGGGCATCTTCTTCACGCTGTTCTATGCCGGTGTGGTGTTTGCACCTGTAATCGCAGGTCGCCTCGCCGACCAAAGCGGCACGGCAAGTGTGGCGTTTCATATGGGTGCTGCATTGTTGACGATCTGTTTTGCGGCAGTTTTCGTGTTCAGGGCGTTGCCCAAACCCTCCAGTTGA
- a CDS encoding nuclear transport factor 2 family protein: MTAYETARDFFEACETGKGWDACKAWCDDAATFSCQSDALAEVTSLEAYTDWMKGLLGPIPDGRYELKAFAIDEDRATVIAAAVFHGTHTGEGGPLPPTGKTVAADYAYIMQFNGPRIAHMTKIWNADHSLKALGWA; the protein is encoded by the coding sequence ATGACAGCTTACGAAACCGCGAGAGATTTCTTTGAAGCCTGTGAAACGGGCAAGGGCTGGGATGCATGCAAGGCATGGTGTGATGACGCAGCGACCTTCTCCTGCCAGTCTGACGCACTGGCAGAGGTGACCAGTCTGGAAGCCTATACGGACTGGATGAAGGGGCTTCTGGGTCCGATCCCCGATGGCCGCTATGAACTGAAGGCTTTTGCGATCGACGAGGATCGCGCCACGGTGATCGCGGCCGCCGTGTTTCACGGCACCCACACTGGCGAAGGCGGTCCGCTGCCGCCAACCGGCAAGACCGTTGCGGCGGACTATGCCTATATCATGCAGTTCAACGGCCCCAGGATCGCTCACATGACCAAAATCTGGAATGCCGATCATTCGCTCAAGGCACTCGGTTGGGCGTGA